One Alcaligenes ammonioxydans DNA segment encodes these proteins:
- a CDS encoding type B-3 chloramphenicol O-acetyltransferase CatB3, translated as MTNYFDSPFKGKLLSEQVKNPNIKVGRYSYYSGYYHGHSFDDCARYLFPDRDDVDKLIIGSFCSIGSGASFIMAGNQGHRYDWASSFPFFYMQEEPAFSSALDAFQKAGNTVIGNDVWIGSEAMVMPGIKIGHGAVIGSRSLVTKDVEPYAIVGGNPAKKIKKRFTDEEISLLLEMEWWNWSLEKIKAAMPMLCSSNIVGLHKYWLEFAV; from the coding sequence ATGACCAACTACTTTGATAGCCCCTTCAAAGGCAAGCTGCTTTCTGAGCAAGTGAAGAACCCCAATATCAAAGTTGGGCGGTACAGCTATTACTCTGGCTACTATCATGGGCACTCATTCGATGACTGCGCACGGTATCTGTTTCCGGACCGTGATGACGTTGATAAGTTGATCATCGGTAGTTTCTGCTCTATCGGGAGTGGGGCTTCCTTTATCATGGCTGGCAATCAGGGGCATCGGTACGACTGGGCATCATCTTTCCCGTTCTTTTATATGCAGGAAGAACCTGCATTCTCAAGCGCACTCGATGCCTTCCAAAAAGCAGGTAATACTGTCATTGGCAATGACGTTTGGATCGGCTCTGAGGCAATGGTCATGCCCGGAATCAAGATCGGGCACGGTGCGGTGATAGGCAGCCGCTCGTTGGTGACAAAAGATGTGGAGCCTTACGCTATCGTTGGCGGCAATCCCGCTAAGAAGATTAAGAAACGCTTCACCGATGAGGAAATTTCATTGCTTCTGGAGATGGAGTGGTGGAATTGGTCACTGGAGAAGATCAAAGCGGCAATGCCCATGCTGTGCTCGTCTAATATTGTTGGCCTGCACAAGTATTGGCTCGAGTTTGCCGTCTAA
- the radC gene encoding RadC family protein, with amino-acid sequence MSSFDTSILPIAPPVYAQAAPEPAQLHVADAHGHYVLATPEQILEAAREAIVSLVPSGTPMSTPSIAERYAVARLAGLEHEVFAVFFLDNQLRLIQYRELFQGTLNQTAVYPREVVKEVLRSNAGAVILAHNHPSGKLEPSQVDRQVTERLKKALELIDVRVLDHLIVGPSADTTSYSFAEHGDL; translated from the coding sequence ATGTCTTCTTTTGATACGTCGATTTTACCCATTGCGCCGCCTGTATACGCTCAGGCAGCGCCTGAACCCGCGCAACTGCATGTTGCTGATGCGCATGGGCACTACGTGTTGGCGACTCCAGAGCAGATATTGGAGGCCGCACGTGAGGCGATTGTGTCTTTAGTGCCTTCGGGAACTCCCATGTCAACGCCGAGCATTGCGGAACGCTATGCCGTTGCTCGTTTGGCTGGCCTAGAACACGAGGTTTTCGCTGTCTTCTTTTTAGACAACCAGCTTCGCCTGATCCAGTATCGGGAATTGTTCCAAGGCACCCTGAATCAAACGGCTGTCTATCCTCGTGAGGTCGTTAAAGAGGTGCTCAGGAGCAATGCTGGCGCGGTCATTTTGGCTCACAACCATCCAAGCGGAAAGTTAGAGCCTAGCCAGGTAGACCGCCAAGTCACTGAGCGGCTGAAAAAAGCATTGGAGCTGATCGATGTAAGGGTTCTGGACCATTTGATCGTCGGGCCTTCAGCCGATACCACTAGCTATTCGTTCGCTGAGCACGGCGACCTGTAA
- a CDS encoding LexA family protein, with amino-acid sequence MTFQFYSVKSLFIYPVRIMNTPLPVTQLPVQVWAISATVQCGFPSPAEDHTQKRLDLNELLIHQPDATFFMRVRGPSMRDAGIDDGDYVVIDRSLEAKHGNVVLAVIDGEFTIKRLFRRAGRVKLQAANPTFTDIEFRDGQELIVWGVVTWTLKGLLPA; translated from the coding sequence ATGACTTTTCAGTTTTATTCTGTAAAATCACTGTTTATTTATCCAGTAAGAATTATGAATACTCCACTTCCTGTGACGCAGCTTCCAGTTCAGGTCTGGGCAATTTCTGCGACTGTACAGTGTGGATTCCCAAGCCCTGCGGAAGACCATACCCAAAAACGGCTCGACCTCAATGAGTTGCTGATTCATCAGCCTGACGCGACATTTTTCATGCGCGTGCGTGGCCCATCCATGCGTGACGCCGGGATAGACGACGGGGACTACGTGGTAATCGATAGATCTCTGGAGGCAAAGCACGGCAATGTCGTCTTAGCCGTTATCGATGGTGAGTTCACGATCAAACGCTTGTTTCGTCGGGCTGGTCGGGTGAAGCTACAGGCAGCGAACCCGACATTTACCGATATCGAGTTCCGTGATGGGCAAGAGTTGATCGTTTGGGGGGTAGTGACATGGACGCTCAAAGGCCTGTTACCCGCATAG
- the dfrA1 gene encoding trimethoprim-resistant dihydrofolate reductase DfrA1, producing the protein MKLSLMVAISKNGVIGNGPDIPWSAKGEQLLFKAITYNQWLLVGRKTFESMGALPNRKYAVVTRSSFTSDNENVVIFPSIKDALTNLKKITDHVIVSGGGEIYKSLIDQVDTLHISTIDIEPEGDVYFPEIPSNFRPVFTQDFASNINYSYQIWQKG; encoded by the coding sequence GTGAAACTATCACTAATGGTAGCTATATCGAAGAATGGAGTTATCGGGAATGGCCCTGATATTCCATGGAGTGCCAAAGGTGAACAGCTCCTGTTTAAAGCTATTACCTATAACCAATGGCTGTTGGTTGGACGCAAGACTTTTGAATCAATGGGAGCATTACCCAACCGAAAGTATGCGGTCGTAACACGTTCAAGTTTTACATCTGACAATGAGAACGTAGTGATCTTTCCATCAATTAAAGATGCTTTAACCAACCTAAAGAAAATAACGGATCATGTCATTGTTTCAGGTGGTGGGGAGATATACAAAAGCCTGATCGATCAAGTAGATACACTACATATATCTACAATAGACATCGAGCCGGAAGGTGATGTTTACTTTCCTGAAATCCCCAGCAATTTTAGGCCAGTTTTTACCCAAGACTTCGCCTCTAACATAAATTATAGTTACCAAATCTGGCAAAAGGGTTAA
- a CDS encoding recombinase family protein, translating to MSPSEHHQAPGAALKVARIYMRVSTEDQDLNRQDAIVESTKAAGFYIAGIYREKASGARADRAELLRLIADLQPGEVVVAEKIDRISRLPLVEAERLVASIRAKGARLAVPGVVDLTELAAEAKGVAKVVLESVQDMLLKLALQIARDDYEDRRERQRQGVALAKDAGRYAGRKADTQMHDRIIALRSAGHSIAATARLAGCSASQVKRVWALHQPLARSAGS from the coding sequence ATGAGTCCAAGTGAACACCACCAGGCACCGGGCGCTGCCCTCAAGGTGGCACGCATCTACATGCGCGTGAGCACGGAGGACCAAGACCTAAACCGGCAGGATGCCATCGTAGAGAGCACGAAAGCAGCCGGCTTTTACATCGCCGGCATTTACCGCGAGAAAGCCAGCGGCGCACGGGCCGATCGCGCCGAGCTACTGCGCCTGATTGCCGACCTGCAACCAGGTGAAGTCGTGGTTGCGGAAAAGATCGACCGAATCAGCCGCTTGCCGCTAGTAGAGGCCGAACGCCTGGTAGCCTCGATCAGGGCCAAAGGCGCCAGGCTGGCAGTGCCTGGTGTTGTGGATTTGACGGAGCTGGCCGCCGAGGCGAAAGGCGTGGCCAAGGTTGTTTTGGAATCCGTCCAGGACATGCTTTTGAAGCTGGCGTTGCAGATTGCTCGCGACGACTATGAAGATCGGCGCGAGCGGCAGCGACAAGGCGTGGCGCTGGCCAAGGATGCTGGGCGCTATGCTGGCCGCAAAGCTGACACCCAAATGCACGATCGGATTATTGCGCTGCGGTCTGCAGGCCACAGTATTGCTGCTACGGCAAGATTGGCCGGATGCAGCGCAAGTCAGGTCAAGAGAGTTTGGGCGCTTCATCAACCATTGGCGCGGTCGGCCGGGTCGTAG
- a CDS encoding DEAD/DEAH box helicase, with product MGAIHPQLDTPEQNADELHMPLAIFIDQFGEGLLEQVRRQNPPIYDPDLDTQTRVWRARQHVLDNLTRQPFEAQAHAVHAVVKLLLDHNEPAAVLNADMGTGKTMMAICVAALMQSTHPRTLIVSPPHLVYKWRREILATVPGAKVWILNGPDTLRKLLALRNALGLKTSKPEFFVLGRVRMRMGFHWKPAFLTRQVLQDGQRFRFACCPDCMEPIERENADGEMMPLSVEAAALMLADRRCKCSHCDSTLWTLIRAGKRIDSMHDLVLGALKQMPTIGDKTARKLLSIFGEDLLGGMLDDNVYEFLNLMDESGELVFSDRQAMRMERSFASFEFSIGEGGYQATEFIKRYLPRGYFGLLVVDEGHEYKNEGSAQGQAMGVLASQCQKTLLLTGTLMGGYADDLFHLLWRINPTQMIQDGFKPARNGSMGSAAMAFMREHGVLKDVYKESTGPSHRTAKGKQMTVRTSKAPGFGPVGIMRYVVPITVFLKLRDIGQNVLPDYDEHFINVPMSQAQDEAYQRMAKHLVYELKKALAQKDNSLLGVVMNTLLAWPECCFRPETVRHPRSKAVLFSQGPVFQESELTPKEQQLLDLCKQEKAKGRKVLVYSIYSGTRDTTARLKSHLEMNGFKVAVLRASVDAARREDWVADQVERGIDVLVTNPELVKTGLDLLEFPTIVFMQSGFNVYTLMQAARRSWRIGQKHPVKVVFLGYSGSSQVECLRLMAKKIAVTQSTSGDMPDCGLDVLNDAGDSIEVQLAKQLLANA from the coding sequence ATGGGCGCTATACATCCCCAGCTAGATACCCCAGAGCAAAATGCCGATGAGCTGCATATGCCTCTGGCCATTTTTATTGATCAGTTTGGTGAGGGCTTGTTGGAGCAAGTCCGTCGCCAGAACCCGCCTATTTACGATCCGGACCTGGACACTCAAACTCGCGTTTGGCGTGCGCGGCAACACGTTCTGGACAATCTGACCCGTCAGCCATTTGAGGCCCAGGCCCATGCTGTACACGCCGTTGTGAAGCTGTTGTTGGATCACAATGAACCGGCAGCGGTACTCAATGCGGATATGGGCACGGGCAAAACCATGATGGCCATTTGTGTTGCGGCTTTAATGCAGAGTACGCATCCACGTACCCTGATCGTTTCGCCGCCTCACCTGGTCTATAAGTGGCGACGTGAGATCCTGGCCACCGTCCCTGGTGCTAAGGTTTGGATTCTGAATGGGCCAGATACGCTACGCAAACTGTTGGCGCTACGAAATGCCCTGGGTTTGAAAACCAGTAAGCCAGAGTTCTTTGTGCTTGGGCGTGTGCGTATGCGCATGGGGTTTCACTGGAAACCGGCATTTTTGACTCGCCAGGTATTGCAAGATGGTCAACGGTTTAGGTTTGCTTGCTGCCCTGATTGCATGGAACCCATCGAACGTGAGAATGCGGATGGTGAAATGATGCCGCTCTCCGTTGAGGCGGCCGCACTCATGCTTGCTGATAGACGCTGCAAATGCAGCCACTGCGATAGCACGCTTTGGACGTTGATTCGTGCAGGTAAGCGTATCGACTCCATGCACGATCTGGTGTTGGGTGCTTTGAAGCAAATGCCGACGATCGGAGATAAAACCGCTCGCAAATTGCTCTCGATTTTTGGAGAGGATCTGCTTGGGGGAATGCTCGACGATAACGTCTATGAGTTTCTCAACCTCATGGATGAGTCTGGCGAGCTTGTTTTCTCCGATCGGCAGGCCATGCGTATGGAGCGATCCTTCGCGTCCTTTGAGTTCAGTATAGGGGAGGGGGGCTATCAAGCCACTGAGTTCATCAAACGCTACTTGCCTCGTGGGTATTTCGGTCTTTTGGTTGTAGATGAAGGCCATGAATACAAAAATGAGGGCTCAGCCCAGGGCCAGGCCATGGGCGTGCTGGCCAGCCAATGCCAAAAAACACTGCTGCTCACTGGGACACTGATGGGGGGCTATGCCGATGACTTGTTTCATCTTTTGTGGAGAATAAATCCGACACAGATGATTCAAGATGGCTTCAAACCTGCTCGTAATGGGTCAATGGGAAGCGCAGCTATGGCGTTCATGCGTGAGCATGGCGTGCTCAAAGACGTGTACAAGGAAAGCACTGGCCCATCGCATCGCACCGCTAAAGGTAAGCAGATGACGGTACGGACCAGTAAAGCTCCTGGCTTTGGTCCGGTTGGCATTATGCGGTATGTAGTGCCGATCACTGTTTTCCTGAAGTTGCGCGACATTGGCCAGAACGTCTTGCCTGACTATGACGAGCACTTCATTAACGTACCAATGAGCCAGGCGCAGGATGAGGCCTATCAGCGCATGGCAAAGCACCTGGTGTACGAGCTCAAGAAGGCGTTGGCCCAAAAGGACAATAGCTTGCTTGGGGTTGTGATGAATACGCTACTGGCTTGGCCAGAGTGCTGCTTTCGCCCAGAAACCGTCCGGCACCCTCGAAGTAAGGCAGTCTTGTTTTCTCAAGGGCCTGTTTTTCAGGAGTCAGAGCTTACCCCCAAAGAGCAACAGCTCTTAGATCTGTGCAAACAGGAGAAGGCCAAAGGAAGAAAGGTGCTGGTGTACTCGATTTACTCGGGTACACGTGACACCACCGCTCGGCTCAAAAGCCACCTTGAGATGAACGGCTTCAAAGTTGCTGTGTTGCGTGCTTCTGTTGACGCAGCTCGACGCGAAGACTGGGTTGCTGACCAGGTGGAGCGGGGTATTGACGTCCTTGTCACCAATCCAGAGCTGGTCAAGACTGGCCTGGATCTGCTGGAGTTTCCTACGATTGTGTTCATGCAGTCTGGCTTTAACGTCTACACGTTAATGCAGGCGGCCAGACGGTCATGGCGGATTGGCCAGAAGCATCCAGTCAAGGTCGTGTTCTTGGGCTACTCAGGTTCCAGCCAGGTGGAGTGTTTAAGGCTGATGGCCAAGAAGATCGCTGTTACGCAGTCAACGTCAGGGGATATGCCTGATTGTGGCTTGGATGTTCTGAATGATGCCGGTGACAGCATTGAGGTCCAGTTGGCCAAGCAGTTGTTGGCCAACGCATAG
- a CDS encoding quaternary ammonium compound efflux SMR transporter QacE delta 1, translating to MKGWLFLVIAIVGEVIATSALKSSEGFTKLAPSAVVIIGYGIAFYFLSLVLKSIPVGVAYAVWSGLGVVIITAIAWLLHGQKLDAWGFVGMGLIIAAFLLARSPSWKSLRRPTPW from the coding sequence ATGAAAGGCTGGCTTTTTCTTGTTATCGCAATAGTTGGCGAAGTAATCGCAACATCCGCATTAAAATCTAGCGAGGGCTTTACTAAGCTTGCCCCTTCCGCCGTTGTCATAATCGGTTATGGCATCGCATTTTATTTTCTTTCTCTGGTTCTGAAATCCATCCCTGTCGGTGTTGCTTATGCAGTCTGGTCGGGACTCGGCGTCGTCATAATTACAGCCATTGCCTGGTTGCTTCATGGGCAAAAGCTTGATGCGTGGGGCTTTGTAGGTATGGGGCTCATAATTGCTGCCTTTTTGCTCGCCCGATCCCCATCGTGGAAGTCGCTGCGGAGGCCGACGCCATGGTGA
- the intI1 gene encoding class 1 integron integrase IntI1, which produces MKTATAPLPPLRSVKVLDQLRERIRYLHYSLRTEQAYVNWVRAFIRFHGVRHPATLGSSEVEAFLSWLANERKVSVSTHRQALAALLFFYGKVLCTDLPWLQEIGRPRPSRRLPVVLTPDEVVRILGFLEGEHRLFAQLLYGTGMRISEGLQLRVKDLDFDHGTIIVREGKGSKDRALMLPESLAPSLREQLSRARAWWLKDQAEGRSGVALPDALERKYPRAGHSWPWFWVFAQHTHSTDPRSGVVRRHHMYDQTFQRAFKRAVEQAGITKPATPHTLRHSFATALLRSGYDIRTVQDLLGHSDVSTTMIYTHVLKVGGAGVRSPLDALPPLTSER; this is translated from the coding sequence ATGAAAACCGCCACTGCGCCGTTACCACCGCTGCGTTCGGTCAAGGTTCTGGACCAGTTGCGTGAGCGCATACGCTACTTGCATTACAGTTTACGAACCGAACAGGCTTATGTCAACTGGGTTCGTGCCTTCATCCGTTTCCACGGTGTGCGTCACCCGGCAACCTTGGGCAGCAGCGAAGTCGAGGCATTTCTGTCCTGGCTGGCGAACGAGCGCAAGGTTTCGGTCTCCACGCATCGTCAGGCATTGGCGGCCTTGCTGTTCTTCTACGGCAAGGTGCTGTGCACGGATCTGCCCTGGCTTCAGGAGATCGGAAGACCTCGGCCGTCGCGGCGCTTGCCGGTGGTGCTGACCCCGGATGAAGTGGTTCGCATCCTCGGTTTTCTGGAAGGCGAGCATCGTTTGTTCGCCCAGCTTCTGTATGGAACGGGCATGCGGATCAGTGAGGGTTTGCAACTGCGGGTCAAGGATCTGGATTTCGATCACGGCACGATCATCGTGCGGGAGGGCAAGGGCTCCAAGGATCGGGCCTTGATGTTACCCGAGAGCTTGGCACCCAGCCTGCGCGAGCAGCTGTCGCGTGCACGGGCATGGTGGCTGAAGGACCAGGCCGAGGGCCGCAGCGGCGTTGCGCTTCCCGACGCCCTTGAGCGGAAGTATCCGCGCGCCGGGCATTCCTGGCCGTGGTTCTGGGTTTTTGCGCAGCACACGCATTCGACCGATCCACGGAGCGGTGTCGTGCGTCGCCATCACATGTATGACCAGACCTTTCAGCGCGCCTTCAAACGTGCCGTAGAACAAGCAGGCATCACGAAGCCCGCCACACCGCACACCCTCCGCCACTCGTTCGCGACGGCCTTGCTCCGCAGCGGTTACGACATTCGAACCGTGCAGGATCTGCTCGGCCATTCCGACGTCTCTACGACGATGATTTACACGCATGTGCTGAAAGTTGGCGGTGCCGGAGTGCGCTCACCGCTTGATGCGCTGCCGCCCCTCACTAGTGAGAGGTAG
- a CDS encoding Y-family DNA polymerase: MDAQRPVTRIALIDGNSFYCSCERAMRPAYEGRPLVVLSNNDGCAIARTQEAKDLGIKMGAPWFQIKHLADTHGLIALSANFSLYGDLSSRMMNVIGQFSPLQEIYSIDESFLDLTGVPGTGREIGSEIRQRVRQWVGIPTCVGIGPTKTLAKLANHLAKKMPRLQGVCDLSGLATADLMRAIRHVPIDEVWGVGRKLAPKLQALNINTAADLAQADWRVMRDRFSIVVAKTARELFGESCLEWEEVPADKQQIMCSRSFGKPVLDLQDLEQAISTFTSRAAEKLRAQEGVTASILVFIRTSYFRNDPQYSGGTVARLLTPTDSTASLVQAALQGLHQIYREGFKYAKAGVCLLDLATQQQADAQRTLFSSGAVVDTSDRSALMAVLDGINQRYGRSTISAASSFAPVDAVWKMKQERMTPAYTTDWGQIIDVWK, translated from the coding sequence ATGGACGCTCAAAGGCCTGTTACCCGCATAGCACTCATCGATGGGAATTCGTTTTATTGCTCCTGCGAACGTGCGATGCGCCCAGCATATGAAGGGCGGCCGTTGGTTGTGCTTTCCAACAACGATGGCTGTGCTATCGCCAGGACGCAAGAGGCCAAAGACTTGGGTATCAAAATGGGTGCCCCTTGGTTCCAGATCAAGCACTTGGCCGATACTCATGGCCTGATCGCACTATCTGCGAATTTCAGCCTTTACGGCGACCTGAGTAGCAGGATGATGAATGTGATTGGCCAATTCTCACCACTCCAAGAAATTTACTCGATCGATGAGTCATTTCTTGATTTGACCGGGGTGCCCGGCACGGGGCGAGAGATTGGAAGCGAGATCCGCCAGCGCGTAAGGCAGTGGGTTGGGATTCCAACATGCGTGGGCATCGGGCCGACAAAGACGTTGGCCAAGCTGGCAAACCACTTGGCTAAAAAGATGCCGCGCTTACAGGGTGTGTGCGATTTGTCAGGGCTGGCCACGGCGGACTTGATGCGTGCAATCCGCCATGTGCCAATTGACGAGGTCTGGGGTGTGGGCAGGAAGCTGGCGCCCAAGCTGCAGGCTTTAAACATCAATACCGCTGCTGACCTGGCCCAAGCCGACTGGCGTGTAATGCGGGACCGATTCTCAATTGTTGTGGCCAAGACCGCCAGGGAGCTATTCGGAGAAAGCTGCCTCGAATGGGAAGAAGTGCCAGCAGACAAGCAGCAAATCATGTGTTCACGCTCGTTCGGCAAGCCTGTTCTTGATCTGCAGGATCTTGAACAGGCCATCAGCACGTTCACGAGTCGCGCCGCTGAGAAGCTGCGTGCCCAGGAGGGCGTGACAGCGTCAATTCTCGTGTTCATTCGCACTAGCTATTTTCGCAACGATCCCCAGTACTCCGGCGGCACAGTGGCACGCCTGTTGACGCCGACGGACAGCACGGCCAGCTTGGTACAAGCTGCGCTGCAGGGCCTGCATCAAATCTATCGTGAAGGTTTCAAATACGCAAAAGCGGGGGTTTGCCTGTTGGATCTCGCTACGCAGCAGCAAGCGGATGCGCAGCGCACCTTATTCTCTTCCGGTGCAGTGGTCGATACCTCCGACCGATCTGCGCTGATGGCTGTGCTGGATGGCATCAATCAACGGTACGGTCGCAGCACGATTTCAGCGGCTAGTTCGTTCGCACCAGTTGATGCTGTGTGGAAGATGAAGCAAGAACGCATGACACCGGCGTACACGACAGATTGGGGTCAGATAATTGACGTCTGGAAATAG
- a CDS encoding aminoglycoside N-acetyltransferase AAC(6')-IIa: MSASTPPITLRLMTERDLPMLHDWLNRPHIVEWWGGDEERPTLDEVLEHYLPRAMAEESVTPYIAMLGEEPIGYAQSYVALGSGDGWWEDETDPGVRGIDQSLADPTQLNKGLGTRLVRALVELLFSDPTVTKIQTDPTPNNHRAIRCYEKAGFVREKIITTPDGPAVYMVQTRQAFERKRGVA; this comes from the coding sequence ATGTCCGCGAGCACCCCCCCCATAACTCTTCGCCTCATGACCGAGCGCGACCTGCCGATGCTCCATGATTGGCTCAACCGGCCGCACATCGTTGAGTGGTGGGGTGGTGACGAAGAGCGACCGACTCTTGATGAAGTGCTGGAACACTACCTGCCCAGAGCGATGGCGGAAGAGTCCGTAACACCGTACATCGCAATGCTGGGCGAGGAACCGATCGGCTATGCTCAGTCGTACGTCGCGCTCGGAAGCGGTGATGGCTGGTGGGAAGATGAAACTGATCCAGGAGTGCGAGGAATAGACCAGTCTCTGGCTGACCCGACACAGTTGAACAAAGGCCTAGGAACAAGGCTTGTCCGCGCTCTCGTTGAACTACTGTTCTCGGACCCCACCGTGACGAAGATTCAGACCGACCCGACTCCGAACAACCATCGAGCCATACGCTGCTATGAGAAGGCAGGATTCGTGCGGGAGAAGATCATCACCACGCCTGACGGGCCGGCGGTTTACATGGTTCAAACACGACAAGCCTTCGAGAGAAAGCGCGGTGTTGCCTAA
- a CDS encoding OXA-2 family oxacillin-hydrolyzing class D beta-lactamase OXA-21, translating into MAIRIFAILFSTFVFGTFAHAQEGMRERSDWRKFFSEFQAKGTIVVADERQTDRVILVFDQVRSEKRYSPASTFKIPHTLFALDAGAARDEFQVFRWDGIKRSFAAHNQDQDLRSAMRNSTVWIYELFAKEIGEDKARRYLKQIDYGNADPSTSNGDYWIDGNLAIAAQEQIAFLRKLYHNELPFRVEHQRLVKDLMIVEAGRNWILRAKTGWEGRMGWWVGWVEWPTGPVFFALNIDTPNRMDDLFKREAIVRAILRSIEALPPNPAVNSDAAR; encoded by the coding sequence ATGGCAATCCGAATCTTCGCAATACTTTTCTCCACTTTTGTTTTTGGCACGTTCGCGCATGCACAAGAAGGCATGCGCGAACGTTCTGACTGGCGGAAGTTTTTCAGCGAATTTCAAGCCAAAGGCACGATAGTTGTGGCAGACGAACGCCAAACAGATCGTGTCATATTGGTTTTTGATCAGGTGCGGTCAGAGAAACGCTACTCGCCGGCCTCGACATTCAAGATTCCACATACACTTTTTGCACTTGACGCAGGCGCTGCACGTGATGAGTTTCAAGTTTTCCGATGGGACGGCATCAAAAGAAGCTTTGCAGCTCACAACCAAGACCAAGACTTGCGATCAGCAATGCGGAATTCTACTGTCTGGATTTATGAGCTATTTGCAAAAGAGATCGGTGAAGACAAGGCTCGACGCTATTTGAAGCAAATCGACTATGGCAACGCCGATCCTTCGACAAGTAATGGCGATTACTGGATAGATGGCAATCTTGCTATCGCGGCACAAGAACAGATTGCATTTCTCAGGAAGCTCTATCATAACGAGTTGCCCTTTCGGGTAGAACATCAGCGCTTGGTCAAGGACCTCATGATTGTGGAAGCCGGTCGCAACTGGATACTGCGCGCAAAGACGGGCTGGGAAGGCCGCATGGGTTGGTGGGTAGGATGGGTTGAGTGGCCGACTGGCCCCGTATTCTTCGCACTGAATATTGATACGCCAAACAGGATGGATGACCTTTTCAAAAGGGAGGCAATAGTGCGGGCAATCCTTCGCTCTATCGAAGCGTTGCCGCCCAACCCGGCAGTCAACTCGGACGCAGCGCGATAA
- the sul1 gene encoding sulfonamide-resistant dihydropteroate synthase Sul1 — translation MVTVFGILNLTEDSFFDESRRLDPAGAVTAAIEMLRVGSDVVDVGPAASHPDARPVSPADEIRRIAPLLDALSDQMHRVSIDSFQPETQRYALKRGVGYLNDIQGFPDPALYPDIAEADCRLVVMHSAQRDGIATRTGHLRPEDALDEIVRFFEARVSALRRSGVAADRLILDPGMGFFLSPAPETSLHVLSNLQKLKSALGLPLLVSVSRKSFLGATVGLPVKDLGPASLAAELHAIGNGADYVRTHAPGDLRSAITFSETLAKFRSRDARDRGLDHA, via the coding sequence ATGGTGACGGTGTTCGGCATTCTGAATCTCACCGAGGACTCCTTCTTCGATGAGAGCCGGCGGCTAGACCCCGCCGGCGCTGTCACCGCGGCGATCGAAATGCTGCGAGTCGGATCAGACGTCGTGGATGTCGGACCGGCCGCCAGCCATCCGGACGCGAGGCCTGTATCGCCGGCCGATGAGATCAGACGTATTGCGCCGCTCTTAGACGCCCTGTCCGATCAGATGCACCGTGTTTCAATCGACAGCTTCCAACCGGAAACCCAGCGCTATGCGCTCAAGCGCGGCGTGGGCTACCTGAACGATATCCAAGGATTTCCTGACCCTGCGCTCTATCCCGATATTGCTGAGGCGGACTGCAGGCTGGTGGTTATGCACTCAGCGCAGCGGGATGGCATCGCCACCCGCACCGGTCACCTTCGACCCGAAGACGCGCTCGACGAGATTGTGCGGTTCTTCGAGGCGCGGGTTTCCGCCTTGCGACGGAGCGGGGTCGCTGCCGACCGGCTCATCCTCGATCCGGGGATGGGATTTTTCTTGAGCCCCGCACCGGAAACATCGCTGCACGTGCTGTCGAACCTTCAAAAGCTGAAGTCGGCGTTGGGGCTTCCGCTATTGGTCTCGGTGTCGCGGAAATCCTTCTTGGGCGCCACCGTTGGCCTTCCTGTAAAGGATCTGGGTCCAGCGAGCCTTGCGGCGGAACTTCACGCGATCGGCAATGGCGCTGACTACGTCCGCACCCACGCGCCTGGAGATCTGCGAAGCGCAATCACCTTCTCGGAAACCCTCGCGAAATTTCGCAGTCGCGACGCCAGAGACCGAGGGTTAGATCATGCCTAG